The DNA window ctctcttctttattaaAGTAATGTCCATCAGTCATGCCTTCAATGATCCCTGGGTGCCTTTGCATCTAGCAGCGGGCTGGGCACCTGCTCCACAGTGGCTCTGCCTACAGCCCCACATGCTGGCTTTCAACCCAAGCTGGTTTATTAGAAGGCACCACGGTGCTCCAGTGCGGGCGGCTAAGCGAAGCATCAGAGAAAGCAGAAATCAGAGTGAACTAAGCAGTCGGAGGAGGGGTGGTAATTCGTGTTGAGCCTTGAAATTGGGAATAATGAAGGAATGGTCACAGATATTGTTAGTGGGAGCAGCGTCTCGTCCAAGGTAGGACTGATGCTACCGGGACGCCCTCACTGTGTGCTCAATGCATTGGTCTGGACAGCGACTCCTCCCCCCCAGAAATACTTCCTGTCTCGTGGAGCAGTTGACATGTCCTTTAGTGACGCCCTGAAATTAGGTGGGATTGGGGTTGGGGCATGCAGTGTCTTATCCACATTCTTCAAGGGCACTCGCTGCGGACCCCCCACCTTTCTGTACTTACAGTGGATTACGGGGGCAACGCCCGTGCACCCACTTCTTGGACCACCTGGTCCCAGAGTCCTCCGCGGCCAGGTCCTCACCTGCCATCTTCCGTCCGTCTAGGAGTGCCTGTCTCTAACGTAAGCTTAGAGATGCGGGCCCCCAGGGGCCAGGTGATCGAAGGAAGGAACCTGGTCCTGCTCTGCTCGGTGACCGAAGGCACAGGAAACATCACATTTTCCTGGCACAGAGAGGCCACAGGAGCCAGCGTGGGGAAGAAGACCCAGCGTTCCCTGTCGGTGGAGCTGGAGGTCCCAGCTGTGCAGGAGCACGATGCTGGCCGTTATTACTGCAGAGCGGACAACGGCCATGGCCCCATCCGGAGCAAGGTGCTGAGTATCCTTGTGAGAAGTGAGTTGCGCTCTGATTCAGCCCAGACAGAAACCCCAGAGCCAACGCCACAGTCCTGGGGGTCCCGAGGAAGGGGCTGGAGGGTCGGTGCTATGCACCACCAACAGCAATGGAAGGATGGGTTACCCTTGCAAGTTAAACTGTGGGTGTCTTTCTTTTCCTAGAAGGGAATTACAAAGGGGGCTGGACTGGCATTAGAAAAACACACGCTGAGAATTACACATGACCGTGTCTCCAGATACTTCCCCAGAATTGATATTCTCCCAAATTCTTAAAGACGTTGCTGAGGGTCGGAGAGGCCAGACCCGTTGCTGAGGTCCTAGTCTGGGGGTCTGTGTCCTCCACGTCCTCACAAACCCTGTCCACGGCTCCCTGTCTCCCTCAGTCCCAGTGTCCTGCCCAATCCTATCCATCACAGCACCCAGAGCCCAGGTCGTGGAGGGGGATGTGGTGGAGCTTCGCTGCGAGGCCCAGAGGGGCTCTCCCCCCATCCTGTACCGGTTTTATCACGAGGACGTCCCCCTGGGGAACAGCTCGGCCCCCTCTGGAGGAGGAGCGTCTTTCAACCTGTCTCTGACCGCAGAGCATTCTGGAAACTACTCCTGCGAAGCCGACAATGGTCTCGGGGCCCGGCGCAGCGAGGTGGTGCCACTCAGCCTCTCAGGTGGGTTGATGGTCCCTGGATACAGGAGCATTATGACCAGTGGCTCTGCCCCATCCATCTTCCTTGGTACCATATTGGGGTTTCGGAAGGTAGGTGGAGGTCTAGGTGGCGGGAGGTTGGAGAAGGTGGTCTCGGTGCCTGGCCGCCTCTTTTTCTCCACACTAACCTGGAAAGTGCACGTTACACTTAGATAAGGTTGCGTGACCACCATTCCTGCATAGTACTGATGGGGATTCCAGCCTTTACCCTCTGAGGCTGACGCGCTGGTCTCTTCCCTCAGGGACCAGCAGCTACAGAGAAGAACAGGTCACAGACAGAGCTCTCGGGCTGCTGGGTGTCCCTGCTTGTGTTGCTGCTGCTCTGCTGTTTTACTGCAGGTTCCACAAGACACGAGGTTGGTCATCTaccatttgttttcattgtccTTTATTGCTGTGAACTTTTCCATTACTGATAGAGATTGGACAGGAAAGGAGaattgagaaattaagaaattaggaaggaaagagagagaagggaaaagaaaaaaagaaaggagggagggagggaggaagaaggaaggaagggaggaagggagggagagaggaagggagggaggaaggaaggaaggaaggaaggaagctccCCAAATCTCGTCAATTCTTTTTATGCGTCACAGTTTTACATGGTGGCTTCTGCTTCAATAGCAAGTGTGGTAGTGAGTCTGCAATGTCTTTTTCCAACTAATTTCAGACCACAGTGTCACGCACGTTCACGACAATCTCATCAGGTCCCGTACCTAACACTTGCCCAGATGCAAGGGGAGAGGGCACAGTCTCCACTGCAAAGACAGCTCTAAATGTTAAAGAACTCGCAGCCATGTTTTTTAGATTTCCACACGAATCACCACGATGCcagtccctgccttcctcccaccaGACTTCTGGAAGCAAGTGCCATGGGGGGCCAGCAGTTCCAGACCTAGGCCTCTCTCCTGGAGCGTCTCCCCTCTCCGACCTGGCCTGGGAGGTTCTTCCCTGTCCTGTCCCCTCTTCAACACCAGTACATAGACTTCCACCAGGATTTTGTCCAATATCTCCAGTTCTCAGAAAAAAAGGCCAGTTCCGTTTCCTCTACCATCCCTAGAAGCACGAGACACCTTCTTCCATAACCAACACTCCCATAAAGCCGCTGCTGTGTTAGCACGACCGTGCATTATCTttgtaacattatttttaagaccAAGAATTTAGGAAACTCTTCGAAGGGGTAGCTCATACTGATCCCTACCAGCATAGTGCTAGCCAAAACACGTTACCAATGACCAATTATTGCATCTGTTATGTATGACGAGCTTACACATATTAtgtgtaattataaaaaaatcatttggaagTGTGCATCATGGTCCAGGTTTAACAGTCTTGGGGAAGTTGAGTGGGCCGAGGTGCTCACATCCAGTAGAGGGCAGAGCTAAGATCCAGTGTCCACACTGGCCTGGCCAGAAAGCCTCAAGCCTGCACGTAGAGACTCTTGACCTGAACAATTCTCCTCTTGCAAGTTTCCCCAGCTCCAGcggtgtcatttttttctttaaaattttaaaaaatatttattttatttttgagagagagagagagagagagcaggggaggggcagagagagagagagggagacacagaatccgaagcaggctccaggctctgagctgtcagcacagagcctgatgtggggctcaaactcacaagctgtgaggtcatgacctgagctgaagtcagacgcttcatcgagtgagccacccagacatcttGAGATGTCATTTATTAATCTGTAAGATACAGGACAAGCATGGGAGACAACAGAGTCGCAAGATAAGCTTTTTAAGCTCCTACAAAATGTTCTCTTAGACCTATCAACTACCACCGAGTGAGAGAAATTTTGGAAAGTCATCAGTCATTCCTTTTCCAGATGGTGAAAATGTAGCTCAGTTTTTTCAAGTTCAGcggaagttatatttttaaacagaccATCTAAGACTAAGGAATTGtgatattgttttttctttcactataGTTTTTAACTGATAAAAATATGTCTATGAAGAGGGAggttgtttttctaaaataatttctaattcatCCACTGTTGAATTCTGCCACTCTTTCAAGTTATACACCAATatagtattgatttttttaaatatagaaacaatctacaaagcaataaaacatttactttctattttccaattgttaagcaatttatttttcacGTCTAATTATATGCCCGAGGGCCTCTGAAATGTTATGTTATGTGGATGCGCTTGTCTAGCCCTTGTTTTTGAGGGAAATTTTTCTAGTATTTCTCTGCTATATTCTATATTCAAATATTCCTTCTAGAGAAGttccagttttcttattttatcaagACTACTTCTCAGaaacaacttttaattttttctaataccTTGTTAGTACCTGTGAAGATAATAATATAATCTTTCTCTTTCATCtattaaatcaattaattaaattatacCAGAATACTTAATATTGACTAATCTTTgcattcctgataaaaacccaATTTTGATGGTGCATTTTTAAGAAAGTAGCATTCTTTTGAAGTTTCCTTCCTTGATGGTAATGTGTGACATTTGCCAGCTTTGTTGCTATCGTGATCTTTTCCGGGTTTTGTACTCCACGTTATTCCATTTTTGCAAAAGGAAGCTCAATGTTGTCCtactttttatatgttttgtatgTTCTGGAATAGTTTACATAGCAGTCtgattatctgttttttaaagagtCTACGTGCTCCCCTATGGAACCTTCGCCTGGTGGGGCTTTGGGGGAGCAGGTCTTCTGGAACTTTCTCTGTTTCTGCTCTTGTAACCAATCTTGTGAGAGACACTGCTAATGTTCACCCAGCCCTCCTTTGCTTCCGGGCATGCGGAcagtctgtgtttccctgtctccttGAAGTTCCATGTGGCCAGAGACATGTCCGCAGAAGCAGTACATGTTGTTTCCTGTCAGAAGTATTTATGAGTGAGGCGCTGATGCCCCTTCTCTTTCCCGTGTGCCGGTGACCAGGCACACACATGCTGAGCGGACAGTGTCTCCGGCTGGTGTGGCCTCTGGCAGCCTCAGTCCCTGAGTGACTGTGGTGACAGACACTCCCCCACCAGCAGACTTCTGACAGGTCTGCAGCACAAATGGGAAATTTGCAAACGCAAATCCCCCACAAGTCGAGCCTCGCTTGTTAATGCAGCAGAACACACCCCATCCTGACGCCACATTCTGTTCACGTTTCCTTTATCTTCTGGGGACTTTTCCTAGAAAAGTACCTGTGTTACCCAGGGTTCCAAATTTCCTTCCTTGGAACTGAGTGAAGTCCTGTGCTTCCCTGTGATTCTTCTCGCTTCCCGTGGCGGCACTCAGTCCTCCGTTCTTTCTCATTCACGTTCTTGAATGGCACAGCGTATCCATCCTCTGGATTGCAAAGTGAAGCTCCTAGAATCATTTATTTCATCTAccagtttgctttttaaatctgaaatttctgcttttcttagTTGCAGCATTTTTCCCGTTGGTCCTATTCTTTAGAACAAATCGGATATTGAATGTATTTGCTTTCCTCCGTCTTATATATTTATCCATGCACTCAGCAGCTTAAGACTTAATTCCCTTAAATGTACAAGTTATAGACACATCCAGGTTTCTTCATGGTTTTGTTGTGAATTATCTGCTCCACTAAGATCTAAGATTGTTGATATCATACTCACTTTATAGactatttttgaagttttctttggaAGCCAAGATTTCATCGACTTTTGTTAATATTCAAAAGTGCTTAAGAAGTccattttaaatccatttttaaaataatgtattcagTAAGGAGTTGCTAGGCTCACACACCCTGATTTCATACTGTTTGAAGATATGTGTGCCTTGCCTTATGGTTGAATGACTGTTTGGCTTGGTAGAAAATCCTGAGgtcattcttcctttccttgaagaaaataaattagttcCTCATTCTCTTTGGAGAATACACTTAGGTTAGCCTTCCGACACTGTCTCCTGAAATCCTGATAAAGTTGGAGTGCTGGCTGTATTACCAGGCGAGGTTTTTCATGATTGCTAAGCTGCACCTAAACCAGAAGGGCTCTGGGTGGGATTACAAATGTTTGATGGGAGGCACAGTGGGCAATGCAAGTGCAATGCAACAATGCAACCCTTGAGACTAACTGTGTCCCTTGTAGTGGTCCCTGCTCCCATCCATGTGGACTTGTCCCCTCAGCTCTTAGGTGAAGGACCAGGAAAGAGTTTCTTGACCACTGTAAAGACTCCCTCTGGTGACACAGCCCATACTTCCATGCTGAGACGCCATGTTTCTTGCTCCACATCTC is part of the Felis catus isolate Fca126 chromosome F1, F.catus_Fca126_mat1.0, whole genome shotgun sequence genome and encodes:
- the FCRL2 gene encoding Fc receptor-like protein 2 isoform X7; the protein is MLLWSLLVIFAPVDGKSGVPVSNVSLEMRAPRGQVIEGRNLVLLCSVTEGTGNITFSWHREATGASVGKKTQRSLSVELEVPAVQEHDAGRYYCRADNGHGPIRSKVLSILVRIPVSCPILSITAPRAQVVEGDVVELRCEAQRGSPPILYRFYHEDVPLGNSSAPSGGGASFNLSLTAEHSGNYSCEADNGLGARRSEVVPLSLSGTSSYREEQVTDRALGLLGVPACVAAALLFYCRFHKTRGRHSVTNALRDVPSANSQASTPSSPSPAIEDLQPDYVNVDPGDGDVAYSFVWSIQLPEDAENTRRTILENKDSHVIYSGVKEM